From Synergistes jonesii:
CATGGTGGCTGGAACCGTTTGACGCTCCTCTCTTCGGTTTGCTGGTAGACATCATTTGCAACCGGCTAAACGAAAAACATGGGCATGTATGGAACAATCTTTTGGCGAAGGAGATCATAGCGACAACTTTTGCCAAGGAGCAGCCTCGGTGAGCTGGGACCGCGCAATAAGCTTCACGCTGCCGTGGGAAGGCGGACTTTCGAACCATCCGGCCGACCGCGGCGGACTGACGAACATGGGCATAACGCAGACGACCCTAAACAGGGCGCATAAAAAAGGAACGGTGAAACACAACAACGTGCGTGCTTTGTCGAAGGACGAAGCACGCATAATCTATAAAGCTTTCTACTGGGCTCCGTTTGCCTGGGACAGATACACGGAGCCCATAGACATGATCCTCTTCGACTGTTGTGTGAACCACGGCATGGGCGGCACCGCCGACATCGTTCAAAGAGCTTGCGTGTCGTTGGGAGCGTCCCTCATGATCGATGGCAAATGGGGCCCGCAGACGCGCGGCGTCCTGTATGAAGTTGCCTGGAAAAATGGGCTAGCGCTCTCGAAAATGCTGATCACCAAGAGGCTCGCCTT
This genomic window contains:
- a CDS encoding glycoside hydrolase family 108 protein produces the protein MSWDRAISFTLPWEGGLSNHPADRGGLTNMGITQTTLNRAHKKGTVKHNNVRALSKDEARIIYKAFYWAPFAWDRYTEPIDMILFDCCVNHGMGGTADIVQRACVSLGASLMIDGKWGPQTRGVLYEVAWKNGLALSKMLITKRLAFYDRIVVARPSQKSFLKGWRNRTLALAKTCGVRV